The Punica granatum isolate Tunisia-2019 chromosome 4, ASM765513v2, whole genome shotgun sequence genome has a window encoding:
- the LOC116204533 gene encoding actin-related protein 2/3 complex subunit 2A isoform X1, with product MILLQSHSRFLLQTLLNRVQNVDKGVELDYQWVEFDDVRYHVQVSTKNPHIVLLSLSLPIPPPETDFPGGLPSGAIEAIKVSYGVVVQILDPPRDGFNLTLKLNLLKLPPDEDYKQSLLVKIASVREIVLGAPLRMVLKRLGSRMMIPNGNQLIALVHRPKEAFFVIPQVEKVIVVYPMRFSDSIDTVLATSFLQEFVEARRTSGLNNAPSCSWSSTPPLELKKVPPEALSANAGFVSFVIFPRHVDGRKLDRTVWSLLTFHAYVSYHVKCSEGFMHTRMRRRVESMIQALDRAKPDGEKAKRSPNSRSFKRLSLREARTNSNS from the exons ATGATTCTTTTGCAATCTCATTCCCGGTTCCTCCTTCAGACCCTGTTGAATCGTGTTCAGAA TGTTGATAAAGGAGTTGAACTAGACTATCAATGGGTTGAATTTGACGATGTCCGATACCATGTCCAG GTGTCGACGAAGAACCCACATATTGTGCTACTCTCGTTATCATTGCCTATTCCACCTCCAGAAACTGATTTCCCTGGTGGACTTCCTTCTGGAGCTATTGAAGCTATAAAAGTTTCCTATGGCGTGGTCGTGCAAATTCTTGATCCTCCAAGAGATGGCTTTAATCTCACACTGAAATTAAATCTTTTGAAGCTTCCTCCTGATGAAG ATTACAAACAGTCTTTGTTGGTTAAGATTGCCTCTGTTAGGGAAATAGTATTAGGTGCCCCGCTGAGAATGGTATTAAAACGTCTTGGTTCAAGGATGATGATTCCAAATGGGAATCAACTTATTGCGCTAGTCCACCGACCTAAGGAGGCATTTTTCGTAATTCCTCAG GTAGAAAAGGTAATTGTTGTGTACCCAATGAGGTTCAGTGACTCGATAGATACGGTTCTAGCGACTTCTTTCCTTCAG GAGTTTGTGGAAGCAAGGCGGACAAGTGGACTAAATAATGCTCCTTCTTGTTCATGGTCTTCTACCCCTCCCCTTGAGCTAAAGAAAGTTCCTCCTGAAGCATTATCAGCAAATGCTGGATTCGTAAGTTTTG TAATTTTCCCACGTCATGTAGACGGCAGAAAGTTAGACCGCACAGTTTGGAGTCTATTAACTTTTCATGCATATGTTAGTTACCATGTGAAG TGCTCGGAGGGCTTTATGCATACTCGGATGCGACGACGTGTGGAGTCCATGATACAG GCCCTGGACCGTGCCAAACCTGACGGGGAGAAAGCCAAGAGATCCCCCAACAGCAGATCCTTCAAACGACTG AGCCTCAGAGAAGCACGGACAAATTCAAACTCATGA
- the LOC116204533 gene encoding actin-related protein 2/3 complex subunit 2A isoform X2 gives MGLSVDKGVELDYQWVEFDDVRYHVQVSTKNPHIVLLSLSLPIPPPETDFPGGLPSGAIEAIKVSYGVVVQILDPPRDGFNLTLKLNLLKLPPDEDYKQSLLVKIASVREIVLGAPLRMVLKRLGSRMMIPNGNQLIALVHRPKEAFFVIPQVEKVIVVYPMRFSDSIDTVLATSFLQEFVEARRTSGLNNAPSCSWSSTPPLELKKVPPEALSANAGFVSFVIFPRHVDGRKLDRTVWSLLTFHAYVSYHVKCSEGFMHTRMRRRVESMIQALDRAKPDGEKAKRSPNSRSFKRLSLREARTNSNS, from the exons ATGGGTTTGAG TGTTGATAAAGGAGTTGAACTAGACTATCAATGGGTTGAATTTGACGATGTCCGATACCATGTCCAG GTGTCGACGAAGAACCCACATATTGTGCTACTCTCGTTATCATTGCCTATTCCACCTCCAGAAACTGATTTCCCTGGTGGACTTCCTTCTGGAGCTATTGAAGCTATAAAAGTTTCCTATGGCGTGGTCGTGCAAATTCTTGATCCTCCAAGAGATGGCTTTAATCTCACACTGAAATTAAATCTTTTGAAGCTTCCTCCTGATGAAG ATTACAAACAGTCTTTGTTGGTTAAGATTGCCTCTGTTAGGGAAATAGTATTAGGTGCCCCGCTGAGAATGGTATTAAAACGTCTTGGTTCAAGGATGATGATTCCAAATGGGAATCAACTTATTGCGCTAGTCCACCGACCTAAGGAGGCATTTTTCGTAATTCCTCAG GTAGAAAAGGTAATTGTTGTGTACCCAATGAGGTTCAGTGACTCGATAGATACGGTTCTAGCGACTTCTTTCCTTCAG GAGTTTGTGGAAGCAAGGCGGACAAGTGGACTAAATAATGCTCCTTCTTGTTCATGGTCTTCTACCCCTCCCCTTGAGCTAAAGAAAGTTCCTCCTGAAGCATTATCAGCAAATGCTGGATTCGTAAGTTTTG TAATTTTCCCACGTCATGTAGACGGCAGAAAGTTAGACCGCACAGTTTGGAGTCTATTAACTTTTCATGCATATGTTAGTTACCATGTGAAG TGCTCGGAGGGCTTTATGCATACTCGGATGCGACGACGTGTGGAGTCCATGATACAG GCCCTGGACCGTGCCAAACCTGACGGGGAGAAAGCCAAGAGATCCCCCAACAGCAGATCCTTCAAACGACTG AGCCTCAGAGAAGCACGGACAAATTCAAACTCATGA